A stretch of the Mesorhizobium huakuii genome encodes the following:
- a CDS encoding glycosyltransferase family 4 protein codes for MQAQKRTLIVSHDPAFPAASGSDLRNYRNAEAAARFGPVCLVSVRPKIAKKAPGPLIRVEGLSIEGEPRTASIGWWRSRAESRIPRSALTRLETLAREFRPDTIIVEGVGLFKLLRPLRPLAEQLILDMHNVESDLAGQIRRLSAKRSAAAFSVRYLERKALSLVDKVWVCSNLDRQKLMMLSRHKIPIDIVPNGIPQAVEGSGQLPAEPSTSNGFPVIAFIGHLAYPPNVDAAQRLASVILPRIRNALPDARLVLAGRTPKPEVQALARLPGVELIEDPADVAPLLSSAHLTIVPLTAGGGTRIKILEAMASGVPVIATPIAAEGLDLVENDEVLLSDTDETLAEMAIGLCLDPPTQGAAAPSRASGGMGQVRPASDPRRRS; via the coding sequence GTGCAGGCCCAGAAACGTACGCTGATCGTGTCGCACGACCCGGCCTTTCCCGCAGCATCAGGTTCGGATCTGAGAAACTACCGCAACGCCGAAGCGGCCGCCAGGTTCGGACCGGTCTGCCTGGTTTCGGTGCGGCCGAAGATAGCCAAGAAGGCTCCCGGTCCGCTAATCCGCGTCGAGGGCCTGTCGATCGAGGGAGAGCCCCGCACGGCTTCGATCGGCTGGTGGCGCTCAAGGGCGGAGAGTCGCATACCGCGTTCCGCCCTGACGCGGCTTGAGACGCTGGCCCGTGAATTCCGCCCGGACACCATCATTGTCGAGGGCGTCGGCCTGTTCAAGCTGCTGCGGCCCCTGCGGCCGCTGGCCGAGCAGCTTATTCTCGACATGCACAATGTCGAGTCCGACCTGGCCGGACAGATCAGGCGTCTCAGTGCCAAGCGATCCGCCGCGGCATTCAGCGTCCGGTACCTTGAAAGAAAAGCGCTGTCCCTTGTCGACAAGGTATGGGTCTGCTCGAACCTGGATCGCCAGAAGCTGATGATGCTTTCCCGGCACAAGATCCCGATCGACATCGTTCCGAACGGAATTCCGCAAGCCGTCGAGGGTTCCGGGCAGCTGCCTGCCGAGCCGTCGACTAGCAACGGCTTTCCGGTGATCGCGTTCATCGGCCATCTCGCCTATCCGCCGAACGTCGATGCCGCGCAGCGATTGGCCAGTGTCATATTGCCCCGTATCCGAAACGCCCTGCCGGATGCCAGGCTTGTCCTGGCTGGACGCACACCGAAACCGGAGGTGCAGGCATTGGCCAGATTGCCTGGTGTGGAGCTCATTGAAGATCCCGCTGATGTCGCGCCGCTCTTGTCCAGCGCGCATCTCACCATCGTCCCGCTGACGGCGGGCGGCGGCACACGCATCAAGATCCTGGAAGCAATGGCCTCGGGCGTGCCGGTGATCGCCACGCCGATCGCGGCCGAAGGCCTGGACCTGGTCGAAAACGACGAGGTGCTGCTGTCTGACACTGACGAAACGCTGGCCGAGATGGCCATCGGACTCTGTCTCGACCCCCCAACGCAGGGCGCGGCAGCGCCTTCGCGCGCATCAGGCGGTATGGGCCAGGTTCGGCCCGCAAGCGATCCACGACGCCGTTCGTGA
- a CDS encoding helix-turn-helix transcriptional regulator, whose protein sequence is MRMGNIWAPLAKAIAATGTDRHVDCLIDLIGADIAHDLVTVTRYSATKTPEFVKHRRFSDEMVRRYLDNYYVFDPFYASWRRERRLGILPLKGLADEEAKRGQYIAGFLAQSEICDEVGIMLADGGDWCLGIFLDRSTSSFKDSEIALLDERLPVFEALHALDIKARGREFFRTSAPTGPGASPRQEPTIPVSLWPELSLRERELVQLILAGHPTANIAERLGITVGTVKNHRRRIYEKLDITTERELFLQFFQHR, encoded by the coding sequence ATGCGCATGGGCAATATCTGGGCGCCGCTGGCCAAGGCGATCGCGGCCACCGGCACCGACCGGCATGTCGACTGCCTGATCGACCTGATCGGCGCCGACATTGCGCATGATTTGGTTACGGTCACCCGCTACTCGGCGACCAAGACGCCGGAATTCGTCAAGCACCGGCGTTTCTCGGACGAGATGGTGCGGCGCTATCTCGACAATTACTACGTCTTCGACCCGTTCTACGCCTCGTGGCGACGCGAGCGCCGTCTTGGCATCCTGCCACTCAAGGGACTGGCGGACGAAGAAGCCAAGCGCGGCCAGTACATAGCCGGCTTCCTGGCGCAGTCGGAAATCTGCGACGAGGTCGGCATCATGCTGGCCGATGGCGGCGACTGGTGCCTGGGTATCTTCCTCGACCGCTCGACCAGTTCGTTCAAGGACAGCGAGATCGCTCTCCTGGACGAGCGCCTGCCGGTGTTCGAGGCGCTGCACGCACTCGATATCAAGGCGCGCGGACGCGAGTTCTTCCGCACCTCGGCGCCGACCGGTCCCGGCGCTTCGCCGCGCCAGGAGCCGACCATCCCGGTGAGCCTGTGGCCGGAACTGTCGCTGCGCGAGCGGGAACTCGTCCAGTTGATCCTCGCTGGACATCCGACAGCGAACATCGCCGAGCGGCTCGGCATCACCGTCGGCACTGTCAAGAACCACCGCCGGCGCATCTATGAAAAGCTCGACATAACCACCGAACGGGAGCTTTTTTTGCAGTTTTTCCAGCACCGGTAG
- a CDS encoding SDR family NAD(P)-dependent oxidoreductase, protein MPNFAGRFAGRSAVITGGASGIGLAVAQRIVEEGGRVSVWDRDPAQIEQAKAVVPGLHGVMVDVADAATVESAARSTIETLGGVDILVTSAAITGPNMTTWAYSVEDWQRVIDININGVFYCNKALVPHMLERNYGRIVNIASIAGKEGNPNASAYSTSKAAVIGLTKSLGKELAKTKVTVNCVTPAAVRTAIFKQMSQEHIDFMLSKIPMARFGEVEEVAALICWIVSEECSFTTAAVFDVSGGRATY, encoded by the coding sequence ATGCCGAACTTCGCGGGACGCTTTGCCGGCAGGTCGGCGGTCATCACCGGCGGGGCCTCCGGCATCGGCCTGGCGGTTGCGCAAAGGATTGTCGAGGAAGGCGGACGCGTCAGCGTCTGGGATCGCGATCCGGCCCAGATCGAACAGGCGAAAGCCGTTGTTCCCGGGCTGCATGGGGTGATGGTGGACGTTGCCGACGCAGCAACCGTCGAAAGCGCTGCCCGGTCGACCATCGAAACCCTTGGCGGCGTCGACATCCTGGTCACCAGCGCTGCCATCACCGGGCCGAACATGACGACCTGGGCCTATTCGGTCGAGGATTGGCAAAGGGTTATCGACATCAACATCAACGGCGTCTTCTACTGCAACAAGGCGCTGGTGCCGCACATGCTCGAGCGCAACTATGGCCGCATCGTCAACATCGCCTCGATCGCCGGCAAGGAAGGCAATCCCAACGCCTCCGCCTACAGCACGTCAAAAGCCGCGGTGATCGGGCTGACCAAGTCGCTCGGCAAGGAACTGGCCAAGACCAAGGTGACGGTGAACTGCGTGACGCCGGCGGCCGTGCGCACGGCGATCTTCAAGCAGATGAGCCAGGAGCACATCGACTTCATGCTGTCCAAGATACCGATGGCTCGCTTCGGCGAGGTCGAAGAGGTCGCGGCGCTGATCTGCTGGATCGTCTCGGAGGAATGTTCGTTCACGACGGCCGCCGTCTTCGACGTTTCCGGCGGCCGCGCCACGTATTGA
- a CDS encoding glycosyltransferase: protein MIPAILHQTWKSDTIPARFQAYADSWKRHNPHWTVMFWSDRMLLEFVAGHYPDFLPMFCNYTNGVKRSDAARYMLLHHFGGVYADIDCECVAPFDPIMDETRVVLCKEPASHAALQADFRGLPYLLFNGTMASPPRHPFWLHLLSMMPGLAGAKDVLDATGPCLLTSAQLAYSDQATFAIHPSGLFTPVTSDGSTEREAGDDTAALSIHHWAGTWWIPEAPPKWTTKLRNRAYRLRYLLTRGAYLDEAVAKAVVDKAVLSAPPPSGGNIAILVPLRDAADLIQPFLDTLDGLDYPKDRIKLVFCEGDSLDGSWERLQAAIAQLAGKYRDIVLLQKQVGIRFDRAKRAKPRMQRARRGAIAKVRNHLIEHGLKEDDDWALWIDIDVWRFPGDALNRLIATRHRIAVPNCVKIAGGSSFDLNSFVIRRQTRDYRYYREIRGGLHQPPILTPYRYHLSDVRHLDIIGLDAVGGTMLLVDAALHRGGLRFPEIPYRDLIETEAFGVLANDLGIRPVGLPKLEILHVPW from the coding sequence ATGATTCCAGCAATCCTGCACCAGACATGGAAGAGCGACACCATTCCCGCGCGTTTCCAGGCCTATGCCGACAGCTGGAAACGGCACAATCCGCACTGGACCGTAATGTTCTGGAGCGACCGGATGCTGCTCGAATTCGTGGCCGGGCACTACCCTGATTTCCTGCCGATGTTCTGCAACTATACGAATGGCGTGAAGCGGTCAGATGCTGCCCGCTACATGCTGCTGCATCATTTTGGTGGCGTCTACGCCGACATCGACTGCGAATGCGTCGCCCCCTTCGATCCGATCATGGACGAGACCCGTGTCGTGCTGTGCAAAGAGCCGGCTTCGCATGCGGCCCTCCAGGCGGATTTTCGTGGCCTGCCCTACCTCCTCTTCAATGGGACAATGGCGAGCCCGCCCAGACATCCGTTCTGGTTGCATCTCCTGTCCATGATGCCTGGGCTCGCCGGCGCCAAGGACGTGCTCGACGCGACCGGTCCTTGCCTGTTGACCTCGGCGCAACTCGCCTACAGCGATCAGGCGACCTTTGCCATTCACCCCTCCGGCCTGTTCACGCCGGTGACGTCGGACGGCAGCACGGAGCGTGAGGCCGGCGACGATACGGCAGCACTTTCGATCCATCACTGGGCCGGCACATGGTGGATCCCGGAGGCGCCGCCGAAATGGACGACCAAGCTCCGCAACCGGGCCTACCGACTCCGCTATCTCCTGACGCGCGGCGCCTATCTGGATGAGGCGGTGGCGAAAGCCGTCGTCGACAAGGCCGTCCTGTCGGCGCCGCCGCCTTCAGGCGGCAACATTGCCATCCTGGTCCCGCTTCGCGATGCCGCCGACCTCATCCAACCATTCCTCGATACGCTGGACGGGCTCGACTACCCCAAGGACAGGATCAAGCTGGTCTTCTGCGAAGGCGACAGTCTGGATGGAAGCTGGGAGCGCTTGCAGGCCGCAATCGCACAATTAGCCGGCAAATATCGTGACATTGTGCTGCTACAAAAACAGGTCGGCATCAGGTTCGACAGGGCGAAACGGGCAAAGCCGAGGATGCAACGAGCCCGGCGCGGCGCGATTGCCAAGGTGCGAAATCACCTGATCGAGCACGGGCTAAAGGAAGACGACGACTGGGCGTTGTGGATCGATATCGACGTCTGGCGCTTTCCCGGCGATGCGCTGAACCGGCTGATTGCCACGCGGCATCGCATCGCGGTGCCCAACTGTGTGAAGATCGCCGGCGGCAGCAGCTTCGACCTCAACAGCTTCGTTATCCGACGGCAGACCAGGGATTATCGCTATTATCGCGAGATACGCGGCGGTCTGCACCAGCCTCCCATCCTGACGCCATATCGCTATCATCTCAGTGATGTCAGGCATCTCGACATCATCGGCCTCGATGCGGTCGGTGGGACCATGCTTCTGGTGGATGCCGCCTTGCATCGCGGCGGCCTTCGCTTCCCCGAAATTCCCTACCGCGACCTGATCGAGACCGAAGCTTTCGGCGTGCTCGCCAACGATCTCGGCATCCGGCCGGTTGGTTTGCCGAAGCTGGAGATACTACACGTGCCCTGGTGA
- a CDS encoding mercuric reductase — MSRERTKAATFPVDRNDVDLVRAAHPPHWKNPAPDGQYNLVVIGAGPAGLTAARDAASLGAKVALIERGLIGGACVNVGGVPSKAIIRTARLYADMRDAENFGGDTPERLHVDFERAMMRMRQIRQRLSRIDSASAIAAEGIDLYFGEARFGGPDTVVAAGKTLRFKKALVATGAHPSGPAIPGLAEAGYLDNESMFNLTKCPERLLVIGGGPLGCETAQAFCLLGAKVILAQSDPMFLPGEERDAAQILSDALAREGVEVRLNTEVVAVRREGGKKLADLVRDGDTTTISVDEIITGVGRSPNVRGLGLEEAGVAYDAKGIKVDDHLRTTNPHIYAAGDVCLEYKFTHTAEATARIVVRNALFRGRERLSELVVPWCTYTDPEIAHVGLYPIEARRNGIPVKTYTVLMHDVARAVMDGEEEGFVKIHVREGSDRILGATVVASHAGEMINAVTLAIRSGMGLHALADVIHPFPTQAQGIKMAGDAYRRTRFTSLRRRLAARWLAWSRR, encoded by the coding sequence ATGTCGCGTGAACGGACAAAGGCCGCCACCTTCCCTGTCGACCGCAACGACGTCGACCTGGTCCGGGCCGCGCATCCGCCGCACTGGAAGAACCCGGCCCCCGACGGCCAGTACAATCTTGTCGTCATCGGCGCCGGACCGGCCGGGTTGACCGCGGCGCGTGACGCCGCGAGTCTTGGCGCGAAGGTCGCGCTGATTGAGCGCGGGCTGATCGGCGGCGCCTGCGTCAATGTCGGCGGCGTCCCGTCGAAGGCAATCATCCGCACGGCCAGGCTCTATGCCGACATGCGCGATGCCGAGAATTTCGGCGGCGACACGCCGGAGCGTCTTCACGTCGACTTCGAGCGGGCCATGATGCGGATGCGGCAGATCCGGCAGCGGCTCAGCCGCATCGATTCTGCCTCGGCCATCGCGGCCGAAGGCATCGACCTCTATTTCGGCGAAGCGCGCTTTGGCGGACCCGACACGGTGGTGGCCGCCGGCAAGACGCTGCGTTTCAAGAAGGCCTTGGTCGCGACGGGTGCGCATCCGAGCGGGCCGGCGATCCCCGGACTTGCCGAGGCCGGCTATCTCGACAATGAGAGCATGTTCAACCTCACAAAATGCCCTGAGCGGCTCCTGGTCATCGGCGGCGGGCCGCTTGGCTGCGAAACGGCGCAGGCCTTCTGCCTGCTCGGCGCGAAGGTCATCCTGGCGCAGAGCGATCCGATGTTCCTGCCCGGCGAGGAACGCGACGCCGCGCAGATCCTTTCGGACGCGCTGGCGCGCGAGGGGGTCGAGGTGCGCCTAAACACCGAAGTTGTGGCGGTGCGCAGAGAGGGCGGCAAGAAGCTCGCCGACCTTGTGCGGGACGGCGACACGACGACGATCTCCGTCGACGAGATCATCACCGGCGTCGGCCGTTCGCCGAATGTCAGGGGTCTCGGCCTCGAGGAGGCCGGCGTGGCGTATGACGCCAAGGGCATCAAGGTAGACGATCACCTGAGAACCACAAATCCGCACATCTACGCGGCGGGCGATGTGTGCCTGGAATACAAGTTCACTCATACCGCCGAAGCGACGGCGCGCATTGTCGTGCGCAATGCCCTGTTTCGCGGGCGCGAAAGGCTCAGTGAACTCGTCGTGCCCTGGTGCACTTATACCGATCCGGAGATCGCCCATGTCGGGCTCTATCCGATCGAGGCACGCCGCAACGGCATTCCGGTCAAGACCTATACGGTGCTGATGCATGATGTTGCCCGCGCCGTGATGGACGGCGAGGAGGAAGGGTTCGTCAAGATCCATGTCCGGGAGGGATCCGACCGCATACTGGGGGCGACGGTCGTCGCCAGCCATGCCGGCGAGATGATCAATGCGGTGACGCTCGCCATCCGGTCGGGCATGGGATTGCATGCCCTGGCCGATGTTATCCATCCCTTCCCGACACAGGCACAAGGCATCAAGATGGCGGGTGACGCCTACAGGCGAACCCGTTTCACCTCCTTGCGCAGGCGTTTGGCGGCGCGCTGGCTGGCCTGGTCCAGACGATGA
- a CDS encoding hydantoinase/oxoprolinase family protein has product MTDTILVDQDGHFKIGKSATTPKNEAEGFLASAEDAADAWGISLESLFSGVNVVLYSGTGMLNTLLSRTGRRLGLITTKGLEDMILMGRGLQAWADYSYADRLHAVTHHHPDPLVPRRRTHGVTERIDQFGDIVLPLYEHEVAAAAKKLIADKVEGICIMTIFSHVNPVHEKRIAEICREEIDKVGAEITVYTSHEVRPVIREQSRLNSVLIEAYATSRGRKQLRGIEDISKKYGFKYGVQTLLSFGGLTSINHPRLHETMISGPIGGILGAAYVGKLIGNDSLICSDMGGTSFDMGVISRGQTRIENEPLMDRFKLNVPTLHLDTIGAGAGMILKVDPLTKKVSLGPESAGSDPGPICFAKGGTEPTIADCDAILGRLNPYYFLGGKVVLQVEKARKAFEEKCSSILGVGVEEAAEGMIDMLEADANNALRRVISGQGIHPSEFTLLSYGGSGPLHLAGCSRGIGFKDIITFQFAAAFSAFGCTTADFMHRHSVSTQHDIGARASDDELVAFGKKVTNVWDDLTRAAVDEMIVDGHARDKIKTVPFLMMRYTGQLEDVEVMAPLSAIQSADDMRRVIDEFEAVYAKVNHRVSRYGEAGFSITELGLIATADKVKPVLLKRPLGKADPSAAHKGVREAYIGGRWHKANLYEMDRLQPGHEVIGPAIIEHPATTLVVHPQDRVHVDEWTLLHYTHA; this is encoded by the coding sequence ATGACCGATACGATCCTTGTCGATCAGGACGGCCACTTCAAGATCGGCAAGTCGGCAACCACGCCGAAGAACGAAGCCGAGGGCTTCCTGGCATCGGCCGAGGACGCGGCGGATGCCTGGGGTATCTCGCTGGAATCGCTGTTTTCCGGCGTCAATGTCGTGCTCTATTCCGGCACCGGCATGCTCAACACGCTGCTGTCGCGCACCGGCCGTCGCCTCGGCCTGATCACCACCAAGGGCCTGGAAGACATGATCCTGATGGGCCGCGGCCTGCAGGCCTGGGCCGACTATTCCTATGCCGATCGCCTGCATGCGGTGACCCATCACCATCCCGATCCGCTGGTGCCGCGCCGCCGCACCCATGGCGTCACCGAGCGTATCGACCAGTTCGGCGACATCGTGCTGCCGCTCTATGAGCATGAGGTCGCGGCTGCGGCCAAAAAGCTGATCGCCGACAAGGTCGAGGGCATCTGCATCATGACGATCTTCTCGCACGTCAATCCGGTGCACGAGAAACGCATCGCCGAGATCTGCCGCGAGGAGATCGACAAGGTCGGCGCCGAGATCACTGTCTACACCAGCCACGAGGTCCGCCCGGTCATCCGCGAGCAGTCGCGGCTGAACTCGGTGCTGATCGAGGCCTACGCCACCTCGCGCGGCCGCAAGCAGCTTAGGGGTATCGAGGACATCTCGAAGAAATACGGCTTCAAATATGGCGTGCAGACGCTGCTCTCCTTCGGCGGCCTGACCTCGATCAATCACCCGCGCCTGCACGAAACCATGATCTCCGGCCCGATCGGCGGCATCCTGGGTGCGGCCTATGTCGGCAAGCTGATCGGCAACGACTCGCTGATCTGCTCGGATATGGGCGGCACCTCCTTCGACATGGGTGTCATCTCGCGCGGCCAGACCCGGATCGAGAACGAGCCGCTGATGGACCGCTTCAAGCTCAACGTGCCGACGCTGCATCTCGATACGATCGGCGCCGGCGCCGGCATGATCCTCAAGGTCGACCCGCTGACCAAGAAGGTCTCGCTCGGGCCGGAAAGTGCAGGCTCCGATCCCGGCCCGATCTGCTTCGCCAAGGGCGGCACCGAACCCACCATCGCCGACTGCGACGCCATCCTCGGCCGCCTCAACCCGTATTATTTCCTCGGCGGCAAGGTCGTGCTGCAAGTCGAAAAGGCGCGCAAGGCATTCGAGGAAAAGTGCTCCAGCATCCTTGGCGTTGGGGTCGAGGAGGCCGCCGAAGGCATGATCGACATGCTTGAGGCCGACGCCAACAACGCATTGCGCCGCGTCATCTCCGGCCAGGGCATCCACCCTTCGGAATTCACGCTGCTCTCTTATGGCGGCTCCGGTCCGCTGCATCTGGCCGGCTGCTCCAGGGGCATCGGCTTCAAGGACATCATCACCTTCCAGTTCGCCGCCGCCTTCTCGGCCTTCGGCTGCACCACCGCCGATTTCATGCACCGCCATTCCGTGTCGACGCAGCACGACATCGGTGCACGCGCCAGCGACGACGAGCTGGTCGCCTTCGGCAAGAAGGTCACCAATGTCTGGGACGATCTCACCAGGGCGGCGGTCGACGAAATGATCGTGGACGGTCATGCGCGCGACAAGATCAAGACCGTGCCGTTCCTGATGATGCGCTACACCGGCCAGCTTGAGGACGTCGAGGTGATGGCGCCGCTGTCGGCCATTCAATCGGCCGACGACATGCGCAGGGTTATCGACGAGTTCGAAGCGGTCTACGCCAAGGTCAACCATCGCGTCTCGCGCTATGGCGAAGCCGGCTTCTCGATCACCGAGCTGGGCTTGATCGCCACCGCCGACAAGGTCAAGCCGGTGCTCTTGAAGCGCCCGCTCGGCAAGGCGGACCCGTCCGCCGCGCACAAGGGTGTGCGCGAGGCCTATATCGGCGGGCGCTGGCACAAGGCCAATCTCTACGAGATGGATCGACTGCAGCCCGGACACGAGGTCATCGGCCCGGCCATCATCGAACATCCCGCCACCACGCTCGTCGTTCATCCGCAG
- a CDS encoding glucoamylase family protein yields the protein MPEADPAALSDDELLDRYQRAAFGYFLENVNPDNGLVADTSRPNSPASIAVVGFALSCYPIGVERGWMTRAAAVELTLAALRFFSASPQGGGDDVTGHKGFYYHFLDMRTGLRVWRCELSMVDTALLISGMLVAGAYFSGENEQEAEIRQLAEALYRRVDWRWAQGSTPTLRQGWKPKSGFLHYGWEGYNEATILYVLSMASPDSPTSNDSYEAWTATYQWENIYGHDVLYGGPLFMHQFSHAWIDFAGIRDAFMREKNSDYFENSRRSTYLQRDYARHNPYGFDGYGENLWGLSAGDGPGGFRASVERRRHRFSGYAARGAPFGPDDGTIAPWSYPASLPFAPDICLAAMRHLGDRYPEVIDNFRLPSGFNPTLANRRKFGRNGWVSEGHYGLDQGIVVMMIENHRSRLIWELMRSNPHIRRGLGKAGFTGGWLSQATGDGDVA from the coding sequence TTGCCTGAAGCAGATCCCGCCGCACTGTCCGATGACGAGCTTCTGGACCGCTACCAGCGCGCCGCCTTCGGCTATTTCCTGGAAAATGTGAACCCCGACAACGGCCTGGTCGCCGACACGTCGCGGCCGAACTCGCCAGCCAGCATCGCCGTCGTCGGTTTTGCCCTGTCCTGCTATCCGATCGGCGTCGAGCGCGGCTGGATGACGCGCGCGGCGGCGGTGGAGCTGACGCTTGCGGCGCTGCGTTTTTTCTCGGCCAGCCCGCAAGGCGGCGGCGACGACGTCACCGGCCACAAGGGTTTCTACTACCACTTCCTCGACATGCGGACCGGGCTGCGCGTCTGGCGCTGCGAGCTGTCGATGGTCGATACCGCCTTGCTGATATCAGGCATGCTGGTGGCCGGCGCCTATTTCTCAGGCGAGAATGAACAGGAAGCCGAAATCCGGCAACTGGCCGAAGCGCTCTATCGGCGCGTCGACTGGCGCTGGGCGCAAGGCAGCACTCCGACCTTGCGGCAAGGCTGGAAGCCGAAGAGCGGCTTCCTCCACTATGGCTGGGAGGGGTACAACGAGGCGACCATCCTCTACGTACTGTCGATGGCCTCGCCCGACAGCCCGACCTCCAACGACAGCTATGAGGCCTGGACGGCGACTTACCAGTGGGAAAACATCTACGGCCATGACGTGCTCTATGGCGGGCCGCTGTTCATGCATCAGTTCTCGCATGCCTGGATCGATTTCGCCGGCATCCGCGACGCCTTCATGCGCGAGAAGAATTCCGACTATTTCGAAAACAGCCGCCGCTCGACCTACCTGCAGCGCGACTATGCCCGCCATAACCCCTATGGCTTTGACGGCTATGGCGAGAACCTTTGGGGGCTCTCCGCCGGCGATGGGCCGGGCGGCTTCCGCGCCAGCGTGGAACGACGGAGGCACCGGTTTTCCGGCTATGCCGCGCGCGGCGCACCGTTCGGGCCGGATGACGGGACGATCGCGCCATGGTCCTATCCGGCTTCGCTGCCCTTCGCACCTGACATCTGCCTGGCTGCCATGCGCCATCTCGGCGACCGCTACCCCGAAGTGATCGACAATTTCCGCCTGCCGAGCGGCTTCAATCCGACCTTGGCCAACCGGCGAAAATTCGGCCGCAACGGCTGGGTGTCGGAAGGCCATTACGGGCTGGACCAGGGCATCGTGGTGATGATGATCGAGAACCACCGCTCGCGCCTGATCTGGGAGCTGATGCGCTCCAATCCCCACATCCGCCGCGGCCTGGGCAAGGCCGGCTTCACCGGCGGCTGGCTGTCCCAGGCGACAGGGGACGGCGATGTCGCGTGA